In one Nostoc sp. KVJ3 genomic region, the following are encoded:
- the hpnK gene encoding hopanoid biosynthesis-associated protein HpnK: protein MQAKRFAIINGDDFGFSEGVNQAIIKAHKQGVLTSTSLMVSADEANEAVTLASVNPNLAVGLHLVLVCGRSVLPPEQIPHLVDKEGNFSNSPLNAGLRYQFVKETREELRQEIRAQLEKYRSTGLPLSHVDGHLHLHTHPVVLRILVELAAEFDIKVIRLPSEELGLNLRLNRSHLLTKLVWSAVFGRLRRYGERMLESQGISFTQRVYGLLQTGSMTEEYLLELIPQIQANLVEIYSHPAMPTVGFSTRRGTNANAIDNDALNGEGEAELAALLSNQVREVLISNGFEITNHHFLSQLTTLK, encoded by the coding sequence ATGCAAGCAAAACGATTCGCTATTATCAATGGCGATGATTTTGGTTTCTCTGAAGGAGTTAATCAAGCGATTATCAAAGCACACAAACAAGGAGTACTAACCAGTACTAGTCTAATGGTAAGCGCTGATGAGGCAAATGAGGCTGTCACCTTGGCAAGTGTCAACCCCAACCTGGCTGTTGGTTTACATCTTGTGTTGGTATGTGGACGTTCTGTGCTACCACCAGAGCAAATTCCCCATTTAGTTGATAAAGAAGGTAACTTTTCTAATAGTCCATTGAATGCCGGGTTGCGCTATCAATTTGTCAAGGAAACCCGTGAGGAACTGCGGCAAGAAATTCGCGCCCAGCTAGAAAAATACCGTTCTACTGGCTTGCCTCTTTCTCATGTGGATGGACATTTGCATCTCCATACGCATCCAGTAGTCTTACGTATTTTAGTTGAGTTGGCAGCAGAATTTGATATTAAAGTAATTCGTCTACCAAGTGAGGAATTGGGGTTGAATCTCAGACTTAATCGCAGTCATCTGTTGACAAAGCTAGTTTGGTCAGCAGTATTTGGCAGACTACGCCGCTATGGTGAGAGAATGCTAGAGTCCCAAGGCATTAGCTTTACCCAAAGAGTTTACGGTTTATTACAAACTGGTAGTATGACGGAGGAATATTTGCTTGAATTGATCCCCCAAATTCAGGCAAACTTAGTTGAGATTTACTCTCATCCAGCGATGCCTACGGTGGGCTTCTCTACGAGACGCGGCACGAACGCCAACGCTATTGATAACGATGCTTTAAATGGAGAAGGTGAGGCAGAACTTGCTGCTTTGTTAAGTAATCAAGTCCGCGAAGTGCTGATTAGTAACGGCTTTGAAATTACTAACCACCATTTCCTATCCCAACTTACGACGTTAAAGTAA
- the hpnI gene encoding bacteriohopanetetrol glucosamine biosynthesis glycosyltransferase HpnI, translating to MFVSTILTNIHIIIIDFLIILCISSVWFYCYAMYAAITFFADPSPIDLEFHPPVSILKPICGLDSNAYENLASFCQQDYPEYQIIFAVRNPQDPCIEVVEKIIYNFPDLDILLVVSDRIIGTNLKVSNLANAAAKAKYEILFLADSDIRVGRDYLQTVVQPLQDKSVGVVTCMYRSLTKGWVSTLEAIGTTTEFHAGVLVSNIQENGIEYAFGSTIAIPKKVLEAIGGFEAIADYLADDFQLGYLPVQIGYKAMLSDYVVEHVQTNNNLVNAIKRQIRWARGKRVCRPWGYLGLIFTYGIVSSMLLLIVTDGSILGWLGISICWITRLVMAWIVGTISLKDPIVIKFLWLVPLCDLLSFAFWCFGFIGNTIEWRGQQMKLTKDGKLLMQEHPSYQLSN from the coding sequence ATGTTTGTATCTACCATCTTAACAAATATTCACATAATTATCATTGATTTTCTAATAATTTTGTGCATCTCATCCGTGTGGTTTTATTGCTATGCAATGTATGCAGCAATAACTTTTTTTGCCGATCCCAGTCCAATCGATTTAGAGTTTCATCCACCTGTTAGTATTCTCAAACCCATTTGTGGGCTTGATAGTAATGCTTATGAAAATCTAGCCTCATTTTGTCAGCAGGACTATCCAGAATATCAAATCATTTTTGCTGTGCGAAACCCTCAAGACCCTTGCATAGAGGTTGTAGAGAAAATCATCTATAATTTTCCAGATTTAGATATTCTGTTGGTAGTGAGCGATCGCATTATCGGTACAAACCTGAAAGTTAGCAACTTGGCCAATGCCGCAGCCAAAGCTAAGTACGAAATTCTCTTCCTTGCGGATAGTGACATCCGAGTTGGAAGAGATTATTTGCAAACAGTTGTCCAGCCGTTGCAAGACAAAAGCGTGGGTGTCGTTACCTGTATGTATCGATCCTTAACTAAGGGATGGGTATCGACATTAGAGGCTATTGGGACGACTACAGAGTTTCATGCTGGGGTTTTAGTCAGCAACATCCAGGAAAATGGTATAGAATATGCCTTTGGTTCCACCATTGCTATCCCGAAAAAAGTCCTAGAAGCGATCGGTGGATTTGAAGCAATTGCTGATTATTTAGCAGATGATTTTCAACTTGGATATTTACCTGTCCAAATAGGTTACAAGGCTATGCTTTCCGACTATGTGGTTGAACATGTCCAGACAAACAACAACTTAGTTAATGCCATCAAGCGCCAGATTCGTTGGGCGCGTGGTAAACGAGTTTGTCGTCCTTGGGGTTATCTAGGACTAATTTTTACCTATGGTATTGTCAGCAGCATGCTGCTGCTAATTGTCACAGATGGTTCAATACTAGGATGGCTAGGAATATCTATCTGTTGGATAACAAGATTGGTAATGGCTTGGATTGTTGGTACTATCAGCCTGAAAGATCCAATTGTCATCAAGTTTTTATGGCTGGTTCCTTTGTGTGACTTGTTAAGCTTTGCTTTTTGGT